One segment of Phaeacidiphilus oryzae TH49 DNA contains the following:
- a CDS encoding TetR/AcrR family transcriptional regulator: MATRASSPSEPKRTRDPVRTRAEILAVATEEFAAKGYTGARVDEIAERIRTTKRMIYYYFGSKEQLFTAVLEHAYAEIRLREQQLAEDEPDPVAALRRLVELTFDHHEAHPDFIRLVSIENIHRAEHMAASETLGKLNHPAIEVLSRILAAGRERGVFRADVDPIDLHAMISSYCFFRIANRHTFQALFDRDLAAPEDRDRYRTMLAEMIVSYLRPEAGPAQVG, from the coding sequence ATGGCCACCCGAGCGTCCTCCCCCTCCGAGCCGAAGCGCACCCGCGACCCGGTCCGCACCCGCGCGGAGATCCTGGCGGTGGCCACCGAGGAGTTCGCGGCCAAGGGGTACACCGGCGCCCGGGTCGACGAGATCGCCGAGCGGATCCGCACCACCAAGCGGATGATCTACTACTACTTCGGCAGCAAGGAGCAGCTGTTCACCGCGGTGCTGGAGCACGCCTACGCGGAGATCCGGCTGCGCGAGCAGCAGCTCGCCGAGGACGAGCCCGACCCGGTCGCCGCGCTGCGGCGGCTGGTCGAGCTGACCTTCGACCACCACGAGGCGCATCCGGACTTCATCCGCCTGGTCAGCATCGAGAACATCCACCGGGCCGAGCACATGGCCGCCTCGGAGACCCTGGGCAAGCTCAACCACCCGGCCATCGAGGTGCTCTCCCGCATCCTGGCGGCCGGCCGCGAACGCGGGGTCTTCCGGGCCGACGTCGACCCCATCGACCTCCACGCGATGATCAGTTCCTACTGCTTCTTCCGGATAGCCAACCGGCACACCTTCCAGGCCCTCTTCGACCGCGACCTCGCCGCCCCGGAGGACCGGGACCGCTACCGCACCATGCTCGCCGAGATGATCGTCAGCTATCTCCGGCCCGAGGCCGGCCCCGCCCAGGTCGGCTGA
- a CDS encoding MFS transporter, whose product MTRATDPSGLTRPRSARSTRRHGRFAALRHRDFRLYMLGQGVTTTGLWVQRIAQDWLVLHLTGSATAVGVTMGLQWAPMLVVGPLGGRLADRHPKRRILQATQLAAATLAGLLAVLTLSHQVAAWQVQSLAAAVGVVTGVDQPVRQSFATELIGRAEIHSAIGLSNSLFYLGGFLGPALSGVLVGLFGPGWAFALNAASFAVPLTAFARIRRGPGRQDGTRPGCDPLAAHPDHPAHPDHPAAVPVPTPVPASGAESRAALRTALRRPEIWWPIVLAGAFSVFCLNSAVTLAAYARAFHGGPGGYALLTAALALGSVLGALVSAGRTRITLRGLTLTGCAVAGLYPVAGAVPPVWGLAVVVAAVGMATQQLYTGANASVQLAAGPALRGRVMGVYLPATYGCGAVGGPLLGAVDQHLGPRAGLGIAGALPAAVLLLPALLLRPWRQAVQPVSAAPASRVVLTSRPCGGPDAGGARARRLRWSPPGE is encoded by the coding sequence GTGACCAGGGCGACCGACCCGAGCGGCCTCACCCGTCCCCGATCCGCACGATCCACCCGACGACACGGCAGGTTCGCGGCACTCCGCCACCGGGACTTCCGGCTGTACATGCTGGGCCAGGGGGTGACGACCACCGGGCTGTGGGTGCAGCGCATCGCCCAGGACTGGCTGGTGCTCCACCTCACCGGGAGCGCGACGGCGGTCGGCGTCACCATGGGGCTGCAGTGGGCGCCCATGCTGGTGGTCGGACCGCTCGGCGGCCGGCTCGCCGACCGCCACCCCAAGCGCCGGATCCTCCAGGCCACCCAGCTGGCCGCGGCCACTCTGGCCGGACTGCTGGCCGTCCTCACCCTCAGCCACCAGGTGGCGGCCTGGCAGGTGCAGTCGCTGGCGGCCGCGGTCGGCGTGGTGACCGGTGTCGACCAGCCGGTGCGGCAGTCCTTCGCCACCGAGCTGATCGGGCGGGCGGAGATCCACAGCGCGATCGGCCTCAGCAACTCCCTCTTCTACCTCGGCGGCTTCCTGGGGCCGGCGCTGTCCGGAGTGCTGGTCGGCCTCTTCGGGCCCGGCTGGGCGTTCGCCCTGAACGCGGCCTCCTTCGCCGTCCCGCTGACGGCGTTCGCGCGCATCCGCCGCGGCCCGGGGCGGCAGGACGGTACGCGGCCGGGCTGCGATCCCCTCGCGGCCCACCCGGACCATCCGGCTCACCCGGACCATCCGGCCGCCGTCCCCGTCCCCACCCCCGTTCCCGCCTCCGGTGCCGAGTCGCGGGCCGCCCTGCGCACCGCGCTGCGGCGGCCGGAGATCTGGTGGCCGATCGTGCTGGCCGGGGCGTTCAGCGTGTTCTGCCTCAACTCGGCGGTCACCCTGGCCGCGTACGCCCGGGCCTTCCACGGCGGCCCCGGCGGTTACGCGCTGCTGACCGCCGCCCTCGCCCTGGGCTCCGTCCTGGGCGCGCTGGTCTCGGCCGGGCGCACCCGGATCACCCTGCGCGGGCTGACCCTGACCGGTTGCGCGGTGGCCGGGCTCTACCCGGTGGCCGGCGCGGTGCCTCCGGTGTGGGGACTCGCGGTGGTGGTGGCCGCCGTCGGCATGGCCACCCAGCAGCTCTACACCGGCGCCAACGCCAGCGTTCAGCTCGCCGCCGGGCCGGCCCTCCGGGGGCGGGTGATGGGCGTCTACCTGCCGGCCACCTACGGCTGCGGGGCCGTCGGCGGGCCGCTGCTCGGCGCAGTCGACCAGCACCTCGGCCCCCGGGCCGGGCTGGGGATCGCGGGGGCGCTGCCCGCCGCGGTGCTCCTCCTGCCCGCGCTGCTGCTGCGGCCGTGGCGGCAGGCCGTCCAGCCGGTGAGTGCGGCCCCGGCCTCCCGGGTGGTCCTCACCTCCCGGCCGTGCGGCGGCCCGGATGCCGGGGGAGCGCGGGCCCGGCGACTGCGCTGGAGCCCGCCGGGGGAGTGA
- a CDS encoding LysR substrate-binding domain-containing protein, translating to MLFPPEQVRTFLAVAQSLSFTQAAATLGLGQPTVSQHIRKLEQAVGRPLLVRDTRTVTLTVDGEAMVGFARAILAANATASDYFSGAGVSGRLRFGVTDDLALTQVPRILRDFRHLNPSVNLDLSVNSQGAQLQRQVESGHVDVAFIKTAAGDGRGRLVRRDRLVWAVADATGLRWDEGRPLPLIVYQEPSPSRALAVQALEQAGIRHRVVCTARGVNSALAATRAGLGVAIFARSLLPSDLVELPSPVGLPELGELDLVLLTNPRAPAEPVEALTSTILAHANRVRSIHDSRHWSPATAGPAKPRPRPQSSA from the coding sequence GTGCTGTTCCCTCCCGAGCAGGTCCGGACGTTTCTCGCGGTGGCCCAGTCGCTCAGCTTCACCCAGGCCGCGGCGACGCTGGGGCTCGGGCAGCCGACGGTGAGCCAGCACATCCGCAAGCTGGAACAGGCGGTCGGACGGCCGCTCCTGGTCCGGGACACCCGGACGGTGACCCTCACCGTGGACGGCGAGGCGATGGTCGGCTTCGCCCGGGCGATCCTGGCGGCGAACGCCACCGCCTCGGACTACTTCAGCGGCGCCGGGGTGAGCGGCCGGCTGCGCTTCGGAGTGACGGACGACCTCGCCCTGACCCAGGTGCCGCGCATCCTCCGGGACTTCCGGCATCTCAATCCGAGCGTCAACCTGGACCTCAGCGTCAACTCGCAGGGCGCGCAGCTCCAACGGCAGGTCGAGTCCGGCCATGTGGACGTCGCCTTCATCAAGACCGCCGCCGGCGACGGGCGCGGCCGGCTGGTCCGCCGCGACCGGCTGGTGTGGGCGGTCGCCGACGCCACCGGCCTGCGCTGGGACGAGGGGCGGCCGCTGCCGCTGATCGTCTACCAGGAACCGAGCCCCAGCCGGGCGCTGGCCGTGCAGGCGCTGGAGCAGGCGGGGATCAGGCATCGCGTGGTCTGCACCGCCCGCGGGGTCAACTCCGCCCTCGCGGCCACCCGGGCCGGCCTCGGCGTCGCGATCTTCGCCCGCAGTCTGCTGCCGAGCGACCTGGTCGAACTGCCCAGCCCGGTGGGGCTTCCGGAGCTCGGCGAACTCGACCTCGTCCTCCTCACCAACCCCCGGGCGCCCGCAGAGCCGGTGGAGGCGCTCACCAGCACCATTCTGGCGCATGCGAACCGGGTCCGGTCCATTCACGACAGCCGCCACTGGTCCCCCGCAACAGCGGGCCCCGCAAAACCCAGGCCTCGCCCGCAGTCTTCCGCTTGA